The Arachis duranensis cultivar V14167 chromosome 9, aradu.V14167.gnm2.J7QH, whole genome shotgun sequence genomic sequence TTCATTGTGATAAGGGggaaaaaatgaaacaaaaataaaatgaaggCCCATTTTTCTCAAACACAACTTCATTGTTTATAGCCTCAATTGATaacctaaataaaaaataatttaatatgctTAATTAAATTTGAAGGGTAGGAGTACTATAAGATATTTCCTTTCTATATTTGTTATAAAAGCTAGGTTGAACATACACACAAAGGCCTACTATAGTCTAGTATATTGTAAAATATTAAACTGACATAAGGAGTACCTTCCTACCAGCAGCACGCCAAGATTGAAACCCAATCCAAGGCCTCATGTGCACGCTATCCACCCTATTTGCAATTGCAAACATTCCTCCCATTTCACAAAGTATGTTCCGAAAATATGTGTCATTCAAAAGTGGCAAGCGACCAACTGCATCCACATCATCAGAGATTTGTCTCTGTGCTTTACTAGACTGCCAGAAATcatatttcattattattaaaaagaagGCTCAAAATTATTTACAGTAGAATTCACATGTTAGACTGACAAGATgacatctttttttaattatttacctaCAACAAGTTGTCATGGGAACAAGAGCAAGAATTAtctaaaatatactatataacaGATATACAATCAAGTACTAGCATACTAACGCTTATCCATTTATATCTCCTGCTAAAGGGAAGATAGAATAGAAGAAATGAAGTAAAAGAGAACtctaaattaaaaatctttaaaCGGTACCCAAGAAGCCTATCCATCTCTATCTTCTTGCTAAAGGGAAGACAGAGgaaatggaataaaagagaataagtTAGAAATCCTTAAAACGGTAAACCCTAGAGGCTAGAATTATTTATATATCCAAATCTCTTCTAAACTAGAAAGAAATAAACCAAGAAAAAAGGCAACAAAACAGAGAGCCCAAAGGTAACACGGGACAAATTGTCTTAACTATTGAGAAAGATACCCACAAGGCTTAAACCACGGTACAAAGAACCATGGTGCagaaatggccagcctccagcTCCATTGTATATCTCATAAATACACACTGGTTGTCCTGTTCTCTCAAGCTCTCCTTCATCCCTTTCATTTGATTCAAACTTCAGCTTCTCGGACTTTCTAGCATTTCGATATATCTCATCCCATACACCAACAGCTTTCTCCATCCTCTCTTCAACCtacaagagaagaaaaaaaatgattgtTTAAAGTGAACTGATAATCATGGGGcgtaaaatattaaacaaatacAAAGGCAGTCAAATCTGAAAATGGCAGGTTGGAAGATAAAACTGATCACTGCCATTACTAAAATACATCATACCTCTTCCATTTCCAACATATCATTCTCTTCAGATATTTCAATTTCTCTCAGAATATCCCAATCCAATTTAGTTAATTTATCTAGCACTGGAACCTCTGTTCCATTCTCAGAATTGTCTGCTGAATAATTAAGACTAGTCAACTCCTGCTCAACAGTATAGACAATGGTATCTTCTTTGACGGAAAAATTATCATCCATCTTCGGCAAGTCAATGCCTAGTTCTATTTCATTCTGGAACAGATTCCATTCCCATCCCCCTTGTTGAATCTGATAAACAGGACCTGGCAGTAAAGCATCCGAGGGAAAATTAAGTACATTCTCCAGAAGCCTTGCATAGCCAGTGATGCACTCCAATGCCTGCACGTTTCTTGCAAGCTCTCTTCCAGATGAAGCAATTGCTTGGCCAAATTTAGAAAGGCCTCCATTTGAAAGCAAAAGTGAAAACGAAGTCATCAAAGCTTCAGGATTGTGTTTAGAGAAATATATCCCATGGACTCCATCCACAATCTGCAAGTAGAAGACAGCTCAGTGAAAATGTAGATAGAAGTAgcaattgttacaaaaaaacgaaataaataaatcaaacttaCATATTTTCTCAAGACAGGAATATCAGGTGCAATGACTGGAATTTCGAAAGTCATTGCTCTGATTAATAATGGAGGGAAATCCTGCACCTCTTGAGCAGAACCATATAGGACGATATCAGCCATCAGCAGAACACTATTCACATCACCATTCAAGCCATAACGCCTTATAGAACCCTGAGGAAGTCCCAAGCGGGAAGCAACTTCCTACACCAAAAGTTAAGGGATCAGTATATGAAAGACAATATATCCAAGCTTAGAAAAGTTCCTAAGTACAACTCAAACATAACAAAACAAAGTGCACTTCCAACTTTGGAGGAAAGCTTCTCCcagtatgtatatatttttttaccacAGAACAGAAGGCAAGATCAGAATAAAATGCCATATGTTTACAATTAAATCCCAATAATGCTTCATTAGTGCATATAACAGCAGAGTAATCACACATTAATGGCTGattcaaaaacaaaatgatTTCTCAGAGCAACTCAGATAACACACAATATTCACAATCATTTTCTGATCAACTTCTTGGGACAGTTAAAATCTTGAATGACTCAACTATCTTATATTTCATTGCTATCAAGATAACAAGTGGCACAAAGCACATTTTAAAAGACAGACTACCTGTAAAGCATCATCATAACCATCAGTGGAATTGCCACATaagaaaacaaatttaaatgaCCCAGATGCATCATTCCTCATGGCATACTTTGTCAGTAGAGGTCCTATTGAGTGCATTGCAACAGCATAGTCCCAAGATATCTCATCATAGAAGATAGTGCTCCCAACAACTAGAACTACCATATCATTTTTACCAAATCCATTAAGTTCTCTAAGCTGATCCTTTGAGTGGGTCTTACTATAGCTTTCAGAAGCCCACACATCAACCGGTGATCCAGGAATCACAAAGAAATTCCCACTATCAAGCTGACTATAGAGCATCTGATACAGGGAGAAATCAAAACTGAGATAACATTTAAGGCAAGTGCAGAGTGGAACAAATTCTACTACTATCAAATAACTATGCCTTTGTACAACAGCAACTTTACCGGATAAGTGAAATCTGGAAAGACAACGACACTAGCTCGGCTAAAAGCACTCCTCCAATGAGAAAGAAGACGTTCCAAACCCATTTTCTCATAAACCGGAAGACGGCTTGAAAGGCTATCTTCTTGAATAATCCATATCAATGGTACTGAACAAAAAGGCTCCTGCATAAGGCTGCACAAATATAAAACTCACTAATCAAAGCATCTAacattttgataaaaattgctTTTGACTAAGGAGAAGGTAAGAAACATGCCATATTACACATAAATTTGATATATTAACACCATCTACGAATTACTGACTTCTTAAGTACTTGCTgaaatgtgtgtgtgtgtgtgtctgaTGGTTTTCGGGGGGAACGGGGAAAGGGGGAAAACACAAAGAATGGGAACACTTTTCAACTACATCACACCAAATTGAAAACCCAGCCTAAGTCAAATTGTTACTTTAGAACTGAATAGgataaacaaaaaacaaagccCACCTTGAAATGGCTTCTTTTGCTTCTAGGGAGTCAACAATGACACCTTCAAAACTGTggggaaaaaaaaaggaaaaggagaaaAGGTTACTACCAATATCAAGTTGCAATGGATTTTGTTAAAAATGGTGCAGGTAAACCGCAACTTGAACCTCAGTGTCAAACAGGAATCATAAGTTCAGTAAATGAGACACATACATTGACCAATCAATCTGGGCGTGCTTCTCAGTTCTCAAAGAAGAGAGATCACCATCTATGCTTTTCCATATTGAACGGGCCTTCCCATTCCCTACTGCAAATATCTGCCAATGACAAGGAGAAATGCATGAGCCTGTCAAAATCTTTACTTAATTACAATACCaaacatgaaaaataacaaGTTATACCATCAATTGAGTAGGGAACTCATTTTGGCAAGGATTCATGTATAATTATTTGGAGGACTTGGATCTCAGGGCTAGATTTCGGGAAGTTGTATCAGTCTCtatagaaaatttgaaataacataaaaaaatacaaatgactTACCCTAAAAAGGTAACCCAATTTCTGTAGATTCCGAATCACAGTAACCAGCATCAATGAATGGGGATCTATCTTCATGTGTCCTAATATCTGACAAACGAAACAAGCACAGATAAATATGCCAAGAATGcaattcaatttataaaacaaaatttagttAGATGTTTTCATGCAGGATAGACAACATGACCAATGACAGAAACGAATGGACATTTGAATTTGATCATCGAAAAGCTTAATAAAACCTTAATCTTTGACAATGATATCAACCCTTTCCTTCCCTTCTTTGAAATTTTTGTATAAACGGCCCAAATAACAAGCCCATCAGTAAACCCTCACTTCTCTTGGTTAATTTATATGTACATAAAACTCCTAAACATCGAGTATAGCTCCTATGAAAATGACCAATTATAGGCTGCATGAATGTTGTCCTAtaattagtgaactaaatatcTTGATCTATTCAAACTTCTATCCACAAAAAAGCCTATGTGGGTTTCGAACCTCTTTCCACcaaacaaaaaaggaaattatcctgcattaaataaaaaattaattcaaagggttcctaaattatttttgttcttattattattattttggtatCAGGGAGACAGGGAAGCAGTAAGACCTGCCATTGAAATGGGAATGGCAGGCAGGTTTGGTGCAACTATTAACATTCACTGAGGACCAAATCTAGTATCAAGTGCTTCCTAATGAAACTATGTCCCACTTGGCTGCAAGGTCAATATGACACTATGAATGGCAAAGACATCCCTAGACCAAGAATTCATGCAATTTTCATTCGTATTATTAACCACCAAATCAGACAATGAAAATGCTAAGGTGCAGATACCCCCAATCTCGGTCCTTCACCTTCTCTTACATACGCAAAAATAGAATTTTGAACTCATTTGATAAATAACATCAAGAACAACCTTTGATTAATCACACATGCTATATGCTAGTCCACTCCCTCACAAACTCTTGCTATTCAGGTAACTTTTGAACTACAAATTAGCTCGGCCAAAGAAATCCCAAGAATACACATTCCAAATCCGCAATATGTCAGTGTAATTCCTGTTCCACTTAATCGGGCAGGGGAATACATTTGAAAAACtgggagaggagggagaggggATGCATGTTATTTGTGCTCAAGGAAGTATAAAGAGTCTGGAGTTTAGTAATTCCACAGAATGCTTGATACTCCAATCATGATTAACTTACTAAACTGAATAACCAATATGGTTCATAAAACAACAATAAGTCAAGCCTTGCCCCACAAGGTGGGGCTAGTTTCATGAATCAGATAACACCATGCCATACTGTCATAAACCATGCCAACAATCAAACCAACATTGTCCTTTGAAACAATTAAGAACACTTTTTAGTGTTTCTATGAGGCAGAAGACTAGCAGTAAACATCCACACTGTACTAAACAAGCAacaccgaaaaaaaaaaaaggaaaaagaaaatgaatccAGTCAGTCTACAAAAGTAAATAACATGTACAGTTCCTCTGTCATAAATCATAATCCAAACAGATCCTCCAAAGAAAATATCTTCTGTGATAACTAAAGCATAAACGGAACAGAATAAACAAATATTTGAGTACTTCATTAATTCATCCAAATCACAAGTAACGCAGCCCAGGCTCCACAACCCCACTTGTAATAATTaacattaaaatatatatatatataggtataGATACCTATTATATTAAACAACATTGATTTGAAAGCAACTATTGATTACCTATACAATACAGCCATTCTATAAGAACATCAATtaataaaaaccaataaaaaaagtagggaagaagaagaaggaggaggaggaaagaGAACTCACGAGAGCTACCCTGGGAGCACGAACACCAACCCTAGGCTGTGACCTTACCCGATCGAGCCCATCGCCGGCGAGGAACCTCTGCGAAAGCCTTCCAGGAACGAACTTGAGAGTGCTCCCGAACTTCAGCCCTTCCCGTAAGTGCCTCCCACGCTCGCCACGCTGCCGGAAAACCGACGTAATGGAGTTCTGCATCACCATCGAAGCCAGGGCGAAGAGGAACACAACCGCAATGATCATGCCGTAGAATCCGGACTTTCCCTTGAAGAACGGGAACAGCCATAGCAGGCCCTTACGCGTGAACCGGTTATGAAGGTGAGATCGGGCGGCGGCACTGCCACCGGCGCCGGCGGTGGTCCTCGGAAGTTGTCGATCGGAGGAAGAGGCGCGCTGGCGGTCAGAGTGTTGGTATTGATGGTGGCTAGGGTTCCGCTTGACGGGGAGTCGACCTCGGATCGAGTGAAATCCCACGTCACTGCCGTTGCCGGCGTCGTCGATCTCCGGCTGCGACGACGCGTTTCGGGACGATGCGTACATAATGGAGAagatttgtattttgttttgtgttttccCGGGAAAGTGAAGGAAAATGTGTGTGTGTTATTtgcagagaagaaaaaggagtAGTAGTGATTGAAGAGGTTGCATTGATGTATTGTTTCTTTTTGGGTAAATTTCACTTTCGATTTggtttgcttctttttctttctattctaCCCAGTTTTTGTCAACCTTTGTTGTTAATGTCATGTGAGTGAtgaattgaaaatgaaaaggaACCCACTCtatctctctccctccctcCTCACTCGCTTTCTCTTgtcattttcttttataattttcggATATAATGCCCCCACTCGCTATTCATTtggtcaataaaaaataattatttttgttaatataatattaaagaattaaatgtatatacaaatttattttatattaataatatattaaaattaaattttaatttaaatataaataaatatttaaaattcaagaATGGATTAATAGTGTATGtctaatataatataacaatTAAATTAACTGTGGTCAAATCCAACCAAGTTGAATGTGAATAATcgaatttttttcaagttttgaaaataataaatttttttataaattatatataataaaaaatattttaggaaaaatgtgtataatttttttaaaatctctttatcatatattttataaataaaattttactattTATGTGATTTAAATTCTAGATctcttaattaaaataataaaaaaatcttaactaattttatatttataatcagGGCAATTtacgtaattaaataaatatgttGAATCATTTACTCATATACACAAAACACAAACTTATTACGTGCATGTACAATTTAGATGATTAGGTAAATCGTGGGAGCCAACTACAGTTTCTACTATCCACATAAACTGTGGTTGGCAGGCACGGATTACGCATGGAAAACAATGGCTGTAAACCGTGGCTGAGTCCCACGGATTAGGAAGGGAAACTGATGGGCATAAACTGTGGGTGtctaccacggtttatgaagaggATGCAATGAACGTAAACCCCCTTACTTCCCACGGTTTATGTTTGTAGTAGTATAAATACATAATCCATTGATGCTAAGGACGGATTATTTGGGAggaaacaaaaattttgaagcTTGTTCGTGGTTGAGAGAGTTTGAGAGAGAGGGTTGTAAGTTTGGTGAGGTTTGGGTGGTGGAGTTATGGAGGATAAAACTCGCTTGTACCGACTAAATGGCATTGCTCACGTGGCTGGATTCATCGATGACGAGGTTAGTTatgattattaatattattattattattattattattatttgtataagtattattattttataattattattgtagtcaagttattttattaattttattttcattgttattATAAATTGATAGTAGTGGTAGGGATAATgtaactattattattttttgttactaTTATGATAATGGTAGTTatcattattacttttatttttattagtaatgGGAGCTGTTAGtattataaatattgttattGTTAGTAGAGTTATTCTTGTTGGTATTGTTATTATTCCTATTGCTTCGTGTTTGTTGTAACTattattaaagaaaatagaaaaccaaTGTCGGtgtctaattatttttttctaaattatgtTTGATGTTATTAGTATTGGTCGTATGTTGAGGGAATTTGTTACCGACATTTTGCAGCCTACTAGGGTTATTAGTGGCGTGAGGAGACAACAGAATATGCCTTTACACGAGCGGATCATACCGTATCTGGAGACTGCGGGGTTGTATCATTTGGCTAGGCTGAACAGTCATTGGTTCTGGGTTGATGAGCCTCTACTTAGCGCATTTATTGAGCGGTGGCGTCCTGAGACCCACACCTTCCACATGTCCTTTGGTGAGTGCACTATCACTTTGCAAGATGTGGCATATCAGCTTGGTTTGCCGATCGATTGGGAGCCTGTTAGTGGGTGCCTGACTGACTTTGAGAGTCTGATGGAACACGGAAGACCGGCATGGATCTAGTTTCGCGAGTTGTTTGGGGAGTTACCTCCGCAAAATAAAGTAAAGCAGATGACAGTGTGCTACACATGGTTCCACGATAGGTTCTGGGTTCTCCCAGCAGATGCTAGTGAGGAGACCGTGCGTATATACGTGCGTGCTTATATTGTGATGTTGTTGTCTTCTCAGCTGTTTGCGGACAAGAATGAAAATCGGG encodes the following:
- the LOC107466648 gene encoding uncharacterized protein LOC107466648 — encoded protein: MYASSRNASSQPEIDDAGNGSDVGFHSIRGRLPVKRNPSHHQYQHSDRQRASSSDRQLPRTTAGAGGSAAARSHLHNRFTRKGLLWLFPFFKGKSGFYGMIIAVVFLFALASMVMQNSITSVFRQRGERGRHLREGLKFGSTLKFVPGRLSQRFLAGDGLDRVRSQPRVGVRAPRVALILGHMKIDPHSLMLVTVIRNLQKLGYLFRIFAVGNGKARSIWKSIDGDLSSLRTEKHAQIDWSIFEGVIVDSLEAKEAISSLMQEPFCSVPLIWIIQEDSLSSRLPVYEKMGLERLLSHWRSAFSRASVVVFPDFTYPMLYSQLDSGNFFVIPGSPVDVWASESYSKTHSKDQLRELNGFGKNDMVVLVVGSTIFYDEISWDYAVAMHSIGPLLTKYAMRNDASGSFKFVFLCGNSTDGYDDALQEVASRLGLPQGSIRRYGLNGDVNSVLLMADIVLYGSAQEVQDFPPLLIRAMTFEIPVIAPDIPVLRKYIVDGVHGIYFSKHNPEALMTSFSLLLSNGGLSKFGQAIASSGRELARNVQALECITGYARLLENVLNFPSDALLPGPVYQIQQGGWEWNLFQNEIELGIDLPKMDDNFSVKEDTIVYTVEQELTSLNYSADNSENGTEVPVLDKLTKLDWDILREIEISEENDMLEMEEVEERMEKAVGVWDEIYRNARKSEKLKFESNERDEGELERTGQPVCIYEIYNGAGGWPFLHHGSLYRGLSLSSKAQRQISDDVDAVGRLPLLNDTYFRNILCEMGGMFAIANRVDSVHMRPWIGFQSWRAAGRKEALSAEAEKVLEEKMQDNLRGDVIYFWGRLDMVGDVTGSNDALTFWSMCDILNGGNCRTIFQEAFREMYALPSHVEALPPMPEDGGYWSALHSWVMPTPSFLEFMMFSRMFVDSIDGLHRDSSDVATCFLGSSKIEKEHCYCRVLELLINVWAYHSARKMVYINVTTGVMQEQHPIEQRKSFMWAKYFDFSLLKKMDEDLAEAADDGDHPRDTWLWPMTGEVHWHGIYEREREERYRVKMDKKRKTKEKLYERMKYGYKQKSLGR